From a single Salvelinus namaycush isolate Seneca chromosome 14, SaNama_1.0, whole genome shotgun sequence genomic region:
- the LOC120058818 gene encoding integrin beta-7-like, producing the protein MGLDGRCLSKPTCTECLRSLGCAWCKQKGFLAQGEPNERRCDREEALRKRHCSDGQVLNPQPAIRSRAEEPMGTVVQLEPQNLHLKLRVGMPQSFEVRFRRAEGYPIDLYYLMDLSFSMKDDLENVRNLGLEVVTAMKNITSAVRIGFGSFVDKVVDPYVSTVEAKLANPCKEGYKGPCQPAFSFKHVLKLTEDVEEFERKVSKQSISSNLDGPESGFDAIMQVAVCQDDIGWGNVTRILVYTSDDTFHLAGDGKLAGIYHPNDGKCHLNSNGLYNKDTVYDYPSVGHLSQVLSANNIRLIFAVTDQHIQNYEALSEMIPQSVVGLLEDDSSNVVELISEAFNNLSSYIVLEHRDVPPGLGVSYSSHCGDDRLAQGQDRGECSDVRINQQVNFTVTVTSSSCLSKTESFIIKVQGINEELRVTVETLCDCDCQDSEEQSSQCHGNGTFHCGICSCDSGYTGQRCECETQPNKDTSLAVEALCSPAQTNSTGTPLCSGRGSCVCGQCICWGQHRGQHCQCDNISCNRHNNMICGGNGRCDCGNCGCFHNYTGPACECSTLTDQCQTSNDGICSHRGQCECNECHCHPGFFGSHCTKPLAPCDTYRACVACMLHESAKNMCHHPCGSAKPIRINGTQSFTCQDDTVRFNVELIINTGDIFVYYTDTPRGIDPWIINMGKAVVGIVLLGVIVIIIYRLMLEVFYQRERRRFLKDKENIWWEDTQNPLFQEAVTTFTHPMHVLEPDADCATSTFGKIKQM; encoded by the exons TTGGCTGTGCCTGGTGTAAACAGAAG GGTTTCCTGGCGCAAGGGGAGCCAAACGAGCGTCGCTGTGACAGGGAGGAGGCTCTGAGAAAGAGACACTGCTCTGACGGACAGGTCCTGAACCCCCAGCCTGCAATACGTAGCAGGGCAGAGGAGCCAATGGGGACCGTGGTCCAGCTAGAGCCACAGAACCTCCACCTTAAGCTAAGAGTCG GCATGCCCCAGTCATTTGAGGTGAGGTTCAGGCGTGCAGAGGGTTATCCCATAGACCTGTACTACCTGATGGACCTGTCTTTCTCCATGAAAGATGACCTGGAGAATGTTAGGAACCTGGGACTGGAGGTGGTCACTGCCATGAAGAACATCACCAGTGCTGTCAGGATAG GCTTTGGTTCCTTTGTGGATAAGGTGGTGGACCCCTACGTCAGTACAGTGGAGGCCAAACTGGCCAACCCATGCAAAGAGGGGTACAAGGGCCCCTGCCAGCCTGCCTTCAGCTTCAAACATGTACTGAAGCTCACTGAGGACGTTGAAGAGTTTGAGAGGAAG GTGAGCAAGCAGAGCATCTCCAGTAACCTAGACGGCCCAGAGTCAGGCTTTGACGCCATCATGCAGGTGGCTGTctgtcag GATGACATTGGCTGGGGTAATGTAACTCGTATCCTGGTCTACACTTCAGACGATACCTTCCACCTGGCAGGTGATGGGAAGCTTGCTGGGATCTACCATCCTAACGACGGGAAATGCCACCTGAATAGCAATGGGCTCTATAATAAGGACACCGTTTAT GACTATCCCTCAGTTGGACACCTATCTCAGGTCCTATCAGCCAATAACATCAGGCTGATCTTTGCAGTGACAGACCAGCACATTCAAAACTATGAG GCACTCAGTGAGATGATCCCCCAGTCGGTGGTGGGCCTCCTGGAGGATGACTCCAGCAACGTTGTTGAGCTCATCTCTGAGGCCTTCAAC AACCTATCGTCCTACATCGTCCTGGAGCACCGTGACGTCCCACCAGGCCTGGGGGTCTCCTACAGCTCCCACTGTGGTGATGACAGGCTAGCTCAGGGGCAGGACAGAGGGGAGTGCAGTGATGTCAGAATCAATCAACAG GTCAATTTCACAGTTACTGTGACCAGCTCGAGCTGTCTGTCCAAGACAGAGTCTTTCATCATCAAAGTGCAGGGTATCAATGAAGAGCTGAGGGTTACCGTGGAGACGctgtgtgactgtgactgtcAGGACTCCGAGGAACAGTCATCCCAGTGTCATGGCAATGGAACATTCCACTGTGGTATCTGTAG CTGTGATTCAGGATACACAGGTCAGCGTTGTGAGTGTGAAACACAGCCGAACAAAGACACCAGTCTGGCCGTAGAGGCCCTGTGTTCACCTGCACAGACAAACAGCACAGGCACACCACTGTGCAGCGGCCGTGGGAGCTGTGTGTGTGGCCAATGTATCTGCTGGGGCCAACACAGGGGCCAACACTGCCAGTGTGACAACATTAGCTGCAACCGTCACAACAACATGATCTGTGGCG GTAATGGGAGGTGTGACTGTGGTAACTGTGGGTGTTTCCATAACTACACAGGCCCTGCATGTGAATGCTCTACCCTCACAGATCAGTGCCAGACCAGTAACGATGGAATCTGCTCTCACCGAGGACAATGTGAATGTAATGAATGCCATTGTCACCCTGGTTTCTTTGGCAGCCACTGCACCAAGCCTCTGGCACCATGTGACACATACCG GGCCTGTGTTGCTTGCATGTTACATGAGTCAGCCAAAAACATGTGTCACCATCCCTGTGGCTCTGCCAAGCCTATCCGCATCAATGGGACTCAATCATTCACCTGTCAGGATGATACTGTACGTTTTAATGTGGAACTCATCATAAATACTGGTGACATCTTTGTCTACTACACAGATACTCCAA GAGGGATTGACCCATGGATTATAAACATGGGGAAGGCAGTGGTAGGAATCGTTTTACTGGGTGTGATCGTGATAATAATCTACCGGCTGATGTTAGAAGTGTTCTACCAGCGGGAGCGTAGAAGGTTCCTGAAGGATAAGGAAAATATCTGGTGGGAAGAC ACTCAAAATCCACTGTTCCAAGAGGCCGTGACAACATTCACCCACCCCATGCATGTGTTGGAGCCAGATGCAGATTGTGCTACATCAACCTTTgggaaaataaaacaaatgtga